The following is a genomic window from Streptomyces chrestomyceticus JCM 4735.
AGATCACGGAGCGCGCGGGACTGACGAAGAGCACCTTCTTCCGGCACTTCCCGGACAAGCGGGAGGTGCTCTTCGGCGGGGGCACGATGTCCGAACTGCTCGTCGAAGCGTTCGACACGGCACCGGCCGAGGCCGGCCCCCTTGAAGCGGTGGCCCATGCCCTGGACGCGATCGGCCGGAAAGCCTTCACCCCCGATCGCCGGGAATTCAGCGCCCGGCGGTCGGCAGTGATCGCCGCCAACCCCGAACTGCGCGAACGCGAGGCACTGAAGGAACTCGGCCTCATCGCCTCGATGACCGACGCGCTCAAGCGCCGCGGCGTCCCCGACCTGACCGCACGCGTAGCCGCCGAACTGGGCGCGCTCG
Proteins encoded in this region:
- a CDS encoding TetR/AcrR family transcriptional regulator, with the translated sequence MARWQPHAPERLLVAALELFEERGYDNTTVIEITERAGLTKSTFFRHFPDKREVLFGGGTMSELLVEAFDTAPAEAGPLEAVAHALDAIGRKAFTPDRREFSARRSAVIAANPELREREALKELGLIASMTDALKRRGVPDLTARVAAELGALAWKIAYERWRDATNRDDFAVLARQTLTEVQAAGALC